A section of the Pediococcus inopinatus genome encodes:
- a CDS encoding DegV family protein has translation MKTAIVIDSSAYVPEALVKQYHLVVINQPILFGNHLYREGVDLTSTEFYERLTKDKTVPTASQVAMTEMQNVFTKLASEGYQAAICFGISSGLSGFISNLAAFAPSVKDLEVYTVDSKFAGTAEGNLALLAAELVARGYAVHDVLSKVEDLQKATHFLLIVYNMRALSKTGRIVSRSPLMGAILGTRTILTFNEAGRLELVTNAHRMNRAFKKAKLRLDTDLQKQKTHVRISVLDADNEELSQQWSDELAKTYSQSVVETGKIGPFLGVHAGYKSMAIVWAPDWRDMIEDGQGQAKPKV, from the coding sequence ATGAAAACCGCAATTGTGATTGATAGTTCTGCGTATGTTCCGGAAGCACTGGTCAAACAATATCATTTAGTTGTAATTAACCAACCGATTTTATTTGGTAATCATCTTTATCGTGAAGGAGTTGATCTAACTTCAACTGAATTTTACGAACGACTCACAAAGGATAAAACTGTTCCTACTGCTTCACAAGTGGCGATGACGGAAATGCAAAATGTTTTCACAAAATTGGCTAGTGAAGGGTACCAAGCAGCAATTTGTTTTGGAATCTCTAGTGGTTTAAGTGGATTTATTTCTAATTTGGCAGCCTTTGCGCCATCTGTAAAAGACTTAGAGGTCTACACAGTTGATTCTAAATTTGCCGGAACGGCTGAAGGCAATTTGGCCCTGTTGGCCGCAGAGCTGGTTGCTAGGGGTTATGCCGTTCATGACGTTTTGAGTAAGGTAGAGGACTTACAGAAAGCCACGCATTTTTTGTTAATTGTTTATAATATGCGGGCATTATCTAAAACCGGTCGCATTGTGAGTCGCTCGCCATTAATGGGGGCAATTCTTGGAACGAGAACAATTTTAACCTTTAATGAGGCCGGCCGTTTGGAGTTAGTTACCAATGCGCATCGGATGAATCGTGCCTTTAAGAAAGCTAAACTGAGACTAGATACTGACCTTCAAAAACAAAAAACACATGTCCGGATCAGTGTTTTGGATGCTGATAACGAAGAATTAAGTCAGCAGTGGAGTGATGAACTTGCGAAGACTTATTCCCAATCGGTTGTTGAAACAGGAAAAATTGGTCCTTTTTTAGGTGTTCACGCAGGATACAAATCAATGGCGATTGTTTGGGCGCCTGACTGGCGAGACATGATTGAGGATGGTCAGGGTCAGGCTAAACCAAAAGTGTGA
- the map gene encoding type I methionyl aminopeptidase: MITLKSEREVKGMQKSGAVLAGMHLGLRDIIKPGISSWDIEKFAVRYLAENNAKAEEKGFEGYEYATCVSVNNEVCHGFPRKDLLIKDGDLVKVDTVVSVDGYMSDSCWAYAVGDVSDEVKKLMDVTKKALYLGIDAAVPGNRIGDIGHVMQHYIEDENGYGDVREFVGHGIQPTMHEDPMVPGYGDAGRGLRLKAGMTITIEPMVNTGDWRCDTSAPDGWTVTTMDGSLSCQYEHTLVVTNDGPKILTSQDPEFDAKYLLKPEFDAKILK, encoded by the coding sequence ATGATTACATTAAAATCAGAACGAGAAGTAAAAGGGATGCAAAAATCTGGCGCAGTGCTTGCCGGCATGCATCTTGGCTTACGTGATATTATCAAGCCTGGAATTTCGAGCTGGGATATTGAAAAGTTTGCTGTTCGTTACCTTGCAGAAAACAATGCTAAAGCTGAAGAAAAAGGTTTTGAAGGCTATGAATATGCAACTTGTGTGAGTGTTAATAACGAAGTTTGTCATGGCTTTCCCCGCAAAGATTTGCTGATCAAAGACGGCGATTTGGTTAAGGTTGATACAGTGGTTAGTGTTGATGGCTACATGTCAGACTCATGCTGGGCATACGCAGTGGGCGATGTGAGCGATGAAGTTAAAAAGTTAATGGACGTGACAAAAAAGGCTTTGTACCTTGGAATTGATGCCGCTGTTCCGGGTAACCGAATTGGCGATATTGGTCATGTAATGCAACACTATATTGAAGATGAAAATGGCTATGGTGATGTACGTGAATTTGTCGGACATGGTATTCAACCAACCATGCATGAAGATCCAATGGTCCCGGGTTATGGTGATGCTGGTCGTGGCTTGCGTTTGAAGGCGGGTATGACAATTACCATCGAACCAATGGTGAACACTGGTGATTGGCGTTGTGACACCTCTGCTCCTGATGGCTGGACAGTGACCACCATGGATGGCAGCTTAAGTTGTCAGTATGAACATACTTTGGTAGTTACAAACGATGGTCCAAAGATCTTAACGTCACAGGATCCTGAGTTTGATGCTAAGTATTTATTAAAGCCAGAATTTGATGCTAAAATTCTAAAATAA
- the proB gene encoding glutamate 5-kinase, protein MNKRDLEAKRIVIKIGTSSLLYQNTSQLNLRAIERLAFVLSDLKNQGKEVVLVSSGAIGVGMGKLGLTKRPETIPAQQAVASVGQGELLGIYEREFQNYGKSVAQMLLTRDVLVYPQSKKNVFNAFQELLKLNVIPIVNENDTVSVDELDHKTKFGDNDQLSAVVADLINADLLIMLSDIDGFYSSNPLTDPNAELYHTVTSIDSSIIQSAGGRGTKFGTGGMVTKLKAAKRILSNNQKMVLANGENPRIIYNILAGEPVGTLFEPKQVATKEGLA, encoded by the coding sequence ATGAATAAAAGAGATTTAGAAGCAAAACGCATTGTAATTAAAATTGGGACCAGCTCATTACTTTATCAAAATACCAGCCAACTAAATTTGCGAGCCATTGAGCGCTTAGCATTTGTGCTCAGCGATTTGAAAAATCAAGGCAAAGAAGTTGTCTTGGTTTCTTCGGGAGCTATTGGGGTCGGAATGGGTAAATTGGGATTAACTAAACGACCGGAAACAATTCCTGCTCAACAAGCAGTGGCGTCTGTTGGTCAAGGTGAGTTACTTGGGATCTATGAGCGTGAATTTCAGAATTATGGAAAATCAGTTGCCCAAATGCTGTTAACTCGCGACGTTTTGGTTTATCCGCAAAGCAAAAAGAACGTCTTTAATGCTTTTCAGGAGTTATTGAAGCTAAATGTGATTCCGATTGTAAATGAAAATGATACAGTTTCGGTTGATGAATTGGACCATAAAACTAAATTCGGTGATAATGACCAATTATCAGCAGTTGTTGCAGACTTGATAAACGCAGATTTGTTAATTATGTTGTCAGATATTGACGGATTTTATTCTAGCAATCCGTTAACAGATCCTAACGCAGAGTTGTATCATACCGTGACTAGTATTGATAGCTCAATCATTCAATCAGCTGGTGGCCGGGGAACTAAGTTTGGCACAGGCGGAATGGTGACTAAATTAAAAGCCGCAAAACGGATTTTAAGTAATAATCAGAAAATGGTTTTGGCAAATGGAGAGAATCCGCGGATAATTTATAATATTTTGGCCGGTGAACCGGTGGGGACGCTTTTCGAACCCAAACAGGTAGCTACGAAAGAAGGATTAGCATGA
- a CDS encoding glutamate-5-semialdehyde dehydrogenase codes for MITLIEMGKQAQAAEQQLSQLATVKKNQVLKTMAKQVRQASPEILKANAIDMQNAEKNGVRKVMLDRLQLDKERINSMAEGLEQVAGLADPIGEELKGWTTEAGLDISQVRVPLGVIGMIYEARPNVTVDAAALTFKAGNAVILRGGKEAINSNQALVTALRRGLQTEEVSVDSIQLITDTSHETATALMQLTDYLDVLIPRGSAKFIKMVVDKAKVPVIETGAGNCHVYVDEGADLQMATDIVVNAKTQRPSVCNAMEKLVVNQAVAAKLLPMVAEALKPFNVDLRGDERAKQILPEISSATEADWGTEYNDYIMAIKVVDDLDQAIAHINRYNTKHSEAIITNNYAHSERFTKEIDAAVVYVNASTRFTDGVEFGFGAEIGISTQKLHARGPMGLNEITSTKYVVRGNGQVRK; via the coding sequence ATGATTACTTTAATAGAAATGGGTAAACAGGCGCAAGCTGCAGAACAACAGCTTTCTCAGTTAGCGACTGTCAAGAAAAATCAAGTTTTAAAAACCATGGCTAAACAAGTTCGTCAAGCCTCCCCTGAAATTTTGAAAGCTAATGCAATTGATATGCAAAATGCTGAAAAAAATGGTGTTCGAAAAGTGATGTTGGACCGTTTGCAACTAGATAAAGAGCGGATCAATAGCATGGCCGAGGGCCTAGAACAAGTTGCTGGGTTAGCTGATCCAATTGGCGAAGAACTGAAAGGCTGGACGACTGAAGCTGGACTAGATATTTCTCAGGTACGGGTTCCTTTGGGTGTGATCGGGATGATTTACGAAGCTCGGCCAAATGTGACCGTCGATGCTGCAGCACTGACTTTTAAAGCTGGTAACGCGGTTATTTTAAGGGGTGGAAAAGAAGCCATCAATTCTAATCAGGCGTTGGTTACCGCCCTACGTCGGGGATTGCAAACTGAAGAGGTTTCTGTGGACAGTATTCAACTAATTACTGATACTTCACATGAAACGGCGACGGCTTTAATGCAGTTGACAGACTATTTGGATGTTTTGATTCCTCGTGGGAGCGCCAAATTTATCAAGATGGTTGTGGACAAGGCCAAAGTTCCGGTAATCGAAACAGGAGCCGGCAATTGCCACGTATATGTGGATGAAGGTGCTGATTTGCAAATGGCCACAGATATTGTGGTTAACGCCAAAACGCAACGACCTTCTGTTTGCAACGCGATGGAAAAATTAGTTGTGAACCAAGCTGTTGCAGCTAAACTGTTACCAATGGTTGCTGAGGCGCTGAAGCCTTTTAACGTGGATTTGCGTGGTGATGAACGTGCCAAGCAAATTTTGCCAGAAATCAGTTCAGCGACAGAAGCCGACTGGGGTACGGAATACAACGATTATATAATGGCAATCAAAGTGGTGGATGATTTAGACCAGGCAATTGCGCATATTAATCGCTATAACACCAAGCATAGTGAAGCCATCATTACCAACAATTATGCGCATAGTGAACGATTTACAAAAGAAATCGATGCTGCAGTTGTTTACGTAAATGCTTCAACCAGATTTACGGATGGGGTGGAATTTGGATTTGGTGCCGAAATTGGCATTAGTACTCAAAAGCTACACGCCCGTGGACCAATGGGCTTAAACGAAATTACATCTACGAAGTATGTGGTTCGTGGAAACGGACAAGTTCGAAAATAA
- a CDS encoding VOC family protein, whose product MNVREIDHIVLTVTDIEKSLRFYHEVFDMPIMTFDDDRKAVLCGKQKINFQLSDHPHNPVASEPTPGSADLCIVVKDKLPEVINHLRSYYVDIIEGPVQKTGAHGKLTSVYVRDPDGNLIEISNY is encoded by the coding sequence ATGAATGTACGTGAAATTGACCACATTGTCTTAACTGTTACCGATATTGAAAAGAGCCTCCGTTTTTATCACGAGGTCTTCGATATGCCAATCATGACCTTTGACGATGATCGGAAGGCAGTTTTATGTGGGAAACAAAAAATTAATTTTCAACTCAGCGATCACCCTCACAATCCGGTCGCATCCGAGCCCACCCCTGGATCAGCAGACTTGTGTATTGTGGTAAAAGACAAGTTACCTGAGGTCATTAATCACCTCAGGAGCTACTACGTTGATATCATTGAAGGCCCAGTTCAAAAAACCGGTGCTCACGGAAAACTGACTTCCGTATACGTCCGCGATCCCGATGGTAACTTGATTGAAATCAGTAACTATTAA
- a CDS encoding ABC-F family ATP-binding cassette domain-containing protein, translating to MSILAVENLSHGFADKRLYDDANFDLNKQDHMGIVGQNGAGKSTLIKILTGAILPDEGSIKWQNKVTYGYLDQYADIPAGDTLYQFLTTAYAHLFELKDRMDQDYADYAENLDDDLLEKAGRIQETLEAKNFYEIDTEIARVMSGLGLDDIGRDNIVSEMSGGQRSKIILAKLLLQNPDVLLLDEPTNYLDTAHIEWLENYLTTFDGTFIVISHDYDFLQEVTNCICDVAFGKIIKYRGNFKSAMRQKEARKEAQLKAFEKQQVVIEKAEKFIRKNKAGSHSTMAKSREKMLSHIDRVDPPSENLRAHFDFPYLETGSQNSVTVKKLAVGYGKRQLLEPVTFSLTAGEKIAFSGFNGAGKSTLIKSILGKIPALSGTTSFSPSAKVNYFSQELVWEKPELTPLQTIQNVYPDMQPRTIRTKLAKCGINAADTQKAMSILSGGEQTKVKICLLELVEANFLVMDEPTNHLDDETKSALSEALQRFKGNLIVVSHEDGFYTDWIDKELNVEKLRIDK from the coding sequence ATGAGTATACTAGCAGTTGAAAATTTATCACATGGATTTGCGGACAAAAGATTGTATGACGATGCCAATTTTGACCTCAATAAACAGGATCATATGGGGATCGTTGGTCAAAATGGGGCTGGAAAAAGTACCTTAATCAAAATATTAACTGGTGCCATCTTGCCTGATGAGGGATCAATTAAGTGGCAGAATAAAGTTACTTATGGTTATTTGGATCAATATGCAGATATTCCGGCTGGCGATACGCTTTACCAATTTTTAACAACAGCCTATGCTCATTTGTTTGAGTTGAAAGATCGTATGGATCAAGATTATGCCGATTATGCAGAGAACTTAGACGACGATCTGCTTGAAAAAGCTGGTCGGATTCAAGAAACTTTGGAAGCTAAGAATTTTTATGAAATTGATACCGAAATTGCGCGGGTAATGAGTGGACTTGGGTTAGATGACATCGGTAGAGATAACATTGTGAGTGAGATGAGTGGGGGACAACGGTCAAAGATTATTTTGGCAAAATTGCTTTTACAAAATCCTGATGTTCTTCTCTTGGATGAACCGACTAACTACTTGGATACGGCGCACATTGAATGGTTAGAGAACTATTTAACCACTTTTGATGGTACTTTTATTGTAATTTCTCATGATTATGATTTTTTGCAAGAAGTAACTAATTGTATTTGTGATGTGGCGTTTGGCAAAATTATTAAGTATCGTGGTAATTTCAAGTCTGCTATGCGTCAAAAAGAAGCTCGGAAAGAAGCCCAACTAAAGGCTTTTGAAAAACAACAGGTTGTGATTGAAAAAGCCGAGAAATTTATTCGCAAGAATAAGGCTGGATCTCATTCGACGATGGCCAAATCACGGGAAAAGATGTTGTCACATATTGATCGGGTGGATCCACCAAGCGAAAATCTACGTGCGCATTTTGATTTTCCATATTTGGAAACTGGTTCTCAGAATTCCGTAACTGTTAAAAAGTTAGCAGTTGGTTATGGCAAACGACAATTGCTGGAACCTGTCACCTTTAGTTTGACGGCTGGTGAAAAAATTGCCTTTTCTGGTTTTAACGGTGCCGGTAAGTCTACCTTGATCAAGTCGATCTTGGGAAAAATTCCAGCACTTAGTGGTACGACTTCATTTTCACCTTCGGCTAAGGTTAATTATTTTAGCCAAGAATTAGTTTGGGAAAAGCCTGAATTAACGCCGCTACAAACGATTCAAAATGTGTATCCAGATATGCAGCCAAGAACAATCCGCACAAAGTTAGCCAAATGTGGCATTAATGCGGCGGATACCCAAAAGGCGATGAGTATTTTAAGTGGTGGGGAACAGACGAAGGTTAAAATTTGTTTGTTGGAATTGGTTGAAGCAAACTTCTTAGTTATGGATGAACCAACAAACCATTTGGACGACGAAACGAAATCAGCTTTGAGTGAGGCTTTGCAGAGATTTAAGGGTAATTTGATTGTCGTCAGTCATGAAGATGGGTTTTATACTGACTGGATTGACAAAGAATTGAACGTTGAAAAATTACGAATTGATAAGTAA
- a CDS encoding helix-turn-helix domain-containing protein: MFSKENKINAVLELTSGLPQSIIMKKYGIKGSATLYEWKRRLEQFGVEGLSLNHKKTYFDYSFKMKVIKWRLDQNASLPITAKQFRIKHPAVIWQWERALEQGRLNPNQRRSNTMSDSNNEKSKKELEEENRELRVKLAYLEKLHALVQKKKALKTRKKHK; this comes from the coding sequence ATGTTCTCAAAGGAAAATAAAATAAATGCAGTTTTAGAATTAACTAGTGGCCTGCCGCAAAGTATTATCATGAAAAAGTACGGTATCAAGGGCTCTGCCACTTTATATGAATGGAAACGCAGGTTAGAACAGTTCGGTGTTGAAGGTCTAAGTTTAAACCATAAGAAGACTTACTTTGATTATTCGTTTAAAATGAAAGTAATTAAATGGCGTTTAGATCAAAATGCATCCTTGCCGATAACTGCTAAGCAGTTTCGAATTAAACATCCAGCTGTAATTTGGCAATGGGAACGAGCTCTTGAACAAGGACGCCTTAATCCTAATCAAAGGCGGTCAAATACCATGTCAGATAGTAATAATGAAAAGTCTAAAAAGGAATTAGAAGAAGAAAACCGTGAATTGAGAGTTAAATTAGCTTATTTGGAAAAATTACACGCCTTGGTTCAGAAAAAGAAAGCATTAAAAACCAGGAAAAAGCACAAATAG